The DNA sequence TCATTTATTTGACGCGATCGCAGTTGACCTAGAGCGAGGGAGTGGGGGAGTGGGGGAGTGGGGGAGTGGAAAAATTAATATTTTCGGTCTTCCGTCTTCCTTTTCCCTCTTCCCGACGCCCTAATCCCGACGCCCTTTCTTTTGGCTTTTGACTTTCGACTTTTGACTTCGTGCTGCTTCCAGGAGCAAGCGCTGTTCGGCACGAGCTATGCAGGTGTAAGTACGCTCAACAGCATCCAAACTGACAGAAATTGAGGATATCCCCCACTCTACGAGGCGATCGATCAATTCCGGATACTTGGCTGGTGCTTGACCGCAAATCGAACAAGGAATACCCTCTTGTTTCGCTGTTCGGATCAGCTGAGCGATAGCTTCCATCACTGCCGGATGTCGCTCATCAAAACCTATTGCCATTTCGGCTCGATCCCGATCCACTCCCAGCAGCAATTGAGTCAGATCGTTAGTGCCGATCGAAATTCCCATGCACCCCGCCTTAATGTAATCCGGCAACAAAAATAGGATCGAAGGCACTTCTGCCATAATCCAAAGTTGAAAATGAGATTGATGGAGCAATCCTGCCTGCTCTACACGACTGCGACAGAAAGAAAACTCTTCAACCGTGCGAACAAATGGCAAGAGCAGGTTAACATTCGTGTAGCCGGATTGGTAAACCTTAACCAATGCCGACAATTCTACATCGAACAAAGATGGGTCTTGCAGGTAGCTGAATGTGCCTCGCATTCCCAACATCGGATTAACTTCGGAGGGAAAAGAAGGCGCTAAAGATTGAAATTCATGCGATCGCCAATCCAAAGAGCGATAAAAAACAGGGCGCGGGGCAAAAGCAGCGGCAAATTGACAGATAGTTTGAGCCATTAATTCAACGAGCTCTTGTTTTCGTCCCGAAGTCAGCCACCGACCGGGGTGTTGTCCCTGCAAAACTTCTAACATCATCAGTTCTGAGCGCAATAAGCCCACACCATCTACCGGTAAACTGGCAGCACGCTCAATAGTACTGGGCTGACTCAGATTAACGAGCAATTGAGTAGCTACGATCGGCGAAGTAGTAGCGGTGATTGGCAATTGGATATTGGGCATTAGACCTTGGGTATTAGCGATCGGCAGTTGTGCATCGGGCAATTCTGGCGTGTTGTGCAACACCCTAGAAATAGGATGTTGGGGATTGTAAATGAAAGGTTTTCCTACTTCTGTATGCCCCGTACCGGATACACTAGGCTCCATACTCCATTCCCCTTTTTCCCTGATGATGCTGGGGAATGCCGTTCTTTCTTTTCCAAGTAAATAAATTTCTCCTCGATCGCCATCCACCAACACAAATTCGTCGGATTGAATACTCTGAGTGGCATCCCTGACGCCGACTACCGCCGGAATTCCCAGTTCTCTGGCAATAATTGCCGCATGGCAAGTCATGCCCCCCTGTTCTGCTACCACTCCAGCTGCGTGTTTGAGCAGGGGCAGCCAATCTGGGTGAAAGGTTTTGACTACCAAAACTCTACCAGTTGAAGTAATTTCGGGGTTATGGCTGAAGGAAGCGATCGCTTGAGCCGGTGCGATCGCTCG is a window from the Aerosakkonema funiforme FACHB-1375 genome containing:
- a CDS encoding putative PEP-binding protein is translated as MDNFLWLNQIQPRDRLQVGEKAFHLSHLAQRGYPVIPGFAIEASVLRDFLEKIDWFDPLFADLPNSSLHLDVDNPRQLQLVARAIRQEITTATLPTEWKTALASFSAGIEASALILRPSLALPSETGVTSDLKISGLLEAHVCDRNEEALAAAIKRVWAELFRARSLLYWRRNGIQIQHINLAILVQPLYNSLAAGLVQASPNLWEIQATCGLGMALIKGEVLPDYYQVQPESGTVLMQQLGVKTLAYNLKELPSWQGIESKNGLSSPLQTYSLGEEQQQLYALEEKYLKQLIRLAQQLTDEIGPAFTVEWTLTAKGSESSAAELYITQVRSAQEMGSMESTSLAFDSGEQGRQADNETSRQAVEESILTQHSFLTTHSSPNAQSISSSQEPSVAHPLRGIGAAGGRAIAPAQAIASFSHNPEITSTGRVLVVKTFHPDWLPLLKHAAGVVAEQGGMTCHAAIIARELGIPAVVGVRDATQSIQSDEFVLVDGDRGEIYLLGKERTAFPSIIREKGEWSMEPSVSGTGHTEVGKPFIYNPQHPISRVLHNTPELPDAQLPIANTQGLMPNIQLPITATTSPIVATQLLVNLSQPSTIERAASLPVDGVGLLRSELMMLEVLQGQHPGRWLTSGRKQELVELMAQTICQFAAAFAPRPVFYRSLDWRSHEFQSLAPSFPSEVNPMLGMRGTFSYLQDPSLFDVELSALVKVYQSGYTNVNLLLPFVRTVEEFSFCRSRVEQAGLLHQSHFQLWIMAEVPSILFLLPDYIKAGCMGISIGTNDLTQLLLGVDRDRAEMAIGFDERHPAVMEAIAQLIRTAKQEGIPCSICGQAPAKYPELIDRLVEWGISSISVSLDAVERTYTCIARAEQRLLLEAARSQKSKVKSQKKGRRD